One Oryzias latipes chromosome 21, ASM223467v1 genomic window, CATGATGATTTCTAGTAACTCCACTGTCTGTCCACCAATATTAATGAAATAATGTGAATTACGAGCTTTAGTTGTTCCATACGCCAAGACAAGTTTTTCAATACTTAATCTATAACCCAGATCTACATTATATAACTATATCAATGTAAAAATAGTGCTGTGACTTCAGGAACAGGATCGTGCAATACTGCATGTAGGATTTCAAATAAATTTGACTCCCAAAGTCTTCCTAATTTGACAGGTGAGATCTCTCTGTTCGGTGCTTTCAGCTTCGGGTGAGGCAGCTTACGGTTCAGTGGACCCTCACCTGACATGTATTTGTTGTGATACCTAAACAAGCCTGAGCACGAAGCTCAAACACAAATCTAGGCTTCTGTAAgccagtgtaacccttgtgctatcataggcacttcaacgttgggagttgggtcatccagacccactagacagtgcgctgaaccttttttcttcaatgatttgtgatcttcactggtgtccatgattacattacatatttccacctttattcagctttgtcatggtaggaataacacgtcaatgtaagggtggggtcatcaaagataggacaagggttaaaatgactgaacagtgcaaaaaaaaaaacacaaactgtgtcATTTTTGGTCATTATTTCAGCATACACTCACTCAATAGAGAGAATAATGCATGCctcggaaaaaaagaaatgatggttGTTGGTCACTAATGATGGTAAAATGTACTTGAAGATAAATTTGATGcataaaaaaacctcaaaatacGTTCAAACcattgtttaaaattaaatcagcagagagaaaaaagaaacaagcaaaaagttttaaccccttgacacctacatttattttcagctgTGAAAAAAGTGTCATCCTTACACTAGAAGCTAAATAAGATTCGGTTTGGAGCAGAAGTAGTTTGGTGGATATTTTGCATCAATAAGCATCAAGTGGTTAAAAATCTTTCAGGAGGAAAGAGACTGAACGCTCTGAAAACCAGAGTCATTCGAGTGGCAGAAAGCATGACGCAGACTGTATTCGCTGAAAATTAGTATTTGCTAAAGAGGTgcaagaaaatgaagattaaaacttCCAAGCAAAGAAGAAACTACTGCACATTTTAGTCTGAGGAAGGTAGGAGGAAATAAGGACACCAGGTTAATTTCATGCACACTTTTGGTGAAGGAGCATTGCAGATGAAGAAGAGCCAGAGTGTAAACTGGGATTTAAAATTGAAGAGATTTCATGCTCAGATTATCACGACATTATAACATCTActctctgttttctgtttttttttatgagcatattctatttttcatttctttttttggtatcTTTTATTACTCTGGAACTGTCCTGACCAGAGATGCAAATTTGGGATCACCTTGTggtgaaatgacaataaagagcCTTGAAATCCTTGTCATCCCTGCAAAGATCAGCtgtcttttaaagttttctcccccttttttctccctttcttcCACAAAGCATTCAAAGAGCTGCCTTGTCCATTTTGGAGTACTACTACAGAGACTTTCCACTGCACAACCCATCCATTCTCTCTGCCGCCAAGCATCGAGCTGCCAAACATCTAGCCGGGTTAAAGGTCTACAATGTAGACGGTGAGTCAGTCATTTCCTCCAACAGCGCTGCTTGGGCTCTTTTGTTTGCGTTACCTGTATTTGTCCCACTGTTGGAGCCGTTTTCCTGCTCTGGCGTCCCCATCCACGCCCTCACATCTTCCTGGCctgctttgaaaaacaaactgagGGCTTGAATCTTGCACAGTAAGcacagattaaaaagaaaaagccctcTCTGTCACTCCACACAGGAAACAGCTTGTTTTGTGGTTCACCCCTCTCCATTTCAGGCGTCCATCTTTGACATGATGAATGTCGGATCTCCTGCTAAGTGCACTCACGTGCATCTCTTAGTATGCAACCTCCCTGGACAAACCCACACGTCATCCAACACCATGATTGTGTGCAGTTAAATGATCCTCCCAACATTTATCACAGGGAGgctgcaggaagctgcagaATTTGAAAGGGTAAATAATTAACAAGAATGTTacttattttttcacatctttttccTCTGGCTGAGCTGCtacattttgtttctcttttttccttccttgTCAACCCCAACAAATGCacattgttttccattttttcatttgcagctGCAAATCTttttcaagtcccactctgatcatcttttaagctattttaaaagcttccCCCGGTGACGCTTTTCTTGGGCCCAAACcaaaaacttgtgtcgttttgTAGGACtttgttcctgcagagcagcaagacctcattagaaatttgccactGAGTTGTCGGTGTGAACCCAACCCatctatttatctgcaagtggatgcatcagaatggagtcgGCCAGGGAGCAGGTGGCTTGGCCAGTGTATTTCTACTTAACAAATATGTTCTCctttaaatagcattttttttcttccgctCCTGATTGCCAatgatttaaaccaaaaatatgtaggaatgcaattttatgcttaatttcCTTAATATTTACCTACATCctcagaaaaaatgccacaagaacacgtcaaaaacacccaaaacacaatttttattggagtgggtctttatagcACAAGGTCATTGTAAAAAGGGGTAAAACATGCACATTTTCCTGTCTGTTTGTATGATGTGTTCACAGTGTTACTCATACTGTTTTTGCGTTAAATCTTTGTCCATGCTTTATGGCTTCATGCAGAGCTTCCCTCTCAcctggacacacacacaaatcataTGCAAATGACATTATTAATGATTTACAGCCGTGCGTGACCTGCAGCTTTAAATAGGTCCTCATAACTTTATTTATGCTTATGAATATGCAGAGagagcccccctcccctcaaaccACAGGAACTCTGGCATACTGCTGCACAAGCTCCATTAGGTCTATGCTTATTCTTTATGAACCGGTAAATCCACATGTCAGGGGAGAGCTATGGCCTTTGATCTGTtcagaaattcatttttaatatgaGCTGCATCCTGGGAGAAGGTTTCTGCACAAACGCtggcatgtttgtttgtttgttttttgcatgttttctggGTTTCACATGGTAAAAATATTCAGTGACTCAGATTATTGCCCcaaatacatttacaaacacaaaacattccCGGTTTTGAAACCTTCCTGAGAAAAATCTTACTTGAAGGAGTAAATTAAATTTGAGTTCTTTTCCTAACTGTTTCAGAAAGCAGTGTGTTCATCAGAGCCGGGGAGCAGCAGGGTCAGCTTCCCCCCAGCTCCGACCGATGTAATCAGTTTACCTTTTGTCCTTATTCTCCTGCTGCAGCCCCAGGGAGCACAGCAGCAGCGCAAACTAGCAATGGAAATCAGTCACGGGCTACGGTCGCAGCTGCAGCCAAACGCAAAGATAGCGCGCACAATGAGCTGTACTATGAAGAGGCTGACTACGAAAGACGAGTCCGCAAACGCAGAGCCAGGTGAGGAGGTCTGCCTGGCAATCGGCGAATTGCTGGgttaataaaaactcaaattctgccttaaatgtacatttttttatttgcatgcaTTCTGGGGTTTTTTTAGCCTCTGAATACATAAACACATTTAGAGGTGCATTACAGAATGTttctttaggatttttttaactatttggggTCTAAGTGTAAATGTTATTATAATTTATTGGCAGAACTCATTTTACAAACTCTTTATGTTTGTGTGATCTGATTATTTGAATCAACATTCTGCTAAATCTGCTGCAGTGGATGCAGAAACTTCAGTGTGGGAATTTGTCaaacatctgtgtgtgtttgtatatgtgtgtgtgtgtgtgtgtttgtcaggcTGGTTGTAGCAGTGGAGGAGGCCTTCACGCATGTCCGTCGCATGACAAAGGAGGACGAGAACGCACCACCTTCAGACATCATGGATGTGCGTGAAGCAGCTTTGGCCGTGTTTCCGTCTATGGCTCGGTCTCTGCAGAAGTACCTCCGGACCACCAGGAGGCAGCACTGCCACAGCATGGAGAGCATCCAGAAACACCTGGCTTTCTGCCTGGTCAATAACATGAGTCCTAAGGTCTGTGCTCCATGGGTCCTTTAAGAAAATGTCACATGTTTGGCTCCAGCTTTGCATAATTTTAAGTTTTATCAAATTAAATGAGTAAGTAAAATgaattcactttttattttaaaaatggagatGACAAATTCATTTCCAGgcatcaacataaaaaaaagttaaatattaaaaataaaatcttaagtCCTACGGTCTGTGCTTTAGTTATCATGTTGGGTCCTATAAGAAAACTTTACTCTAAAGCTCCATCTTTGgattaattacaattttttgcAATAAACTGATTGTGTTTTAGTATTGTGAGGACATAAAtacaaaccaggaaaaaaaagcattttgcgtTTTTTACAATAAGGGTTTTAAATTTGCACAGACACAGTAAAAGTATTTACTATTATTGAATCATTTAATTATTGAAGTACTGCATTTAAACTCTCACCAGCACAACATTTccttgctttttatttaaagaatgcAGCTGACATTACTAGATTTTTAGGAATTAATGTGTAAAattgcaaaataaaagcattattaggacaaatgtcacatttttagtaaaaacaatGTTAGTAAAATTCTGACATTAGCATATAATCCCACATGAAGTTaaagattttaatttctttaaaaatatctttCTACAATTATTTTATACTTagtgttttacaaaaatatataaggCAAGACAGTATTTGCTAGTTTaacttttacgtttttttttaaatacctttaGTAAAAAGTACTCTATTTAATTGTACCTCTACCCagtctatactaaaagtgaggcagtataatttgaattttactttattatactGTGACATATTATAGACCTAAAattttccaatttagtctgaagaagtattcagttaatGTACTTCCTATACTACACATACATGGTCTATAGTAGACTTGCTATACTTAAACGTAaatataaaatgcatttcaggtGTACTACTTTTTTCTAAGGGTACAAAAACCCAAGTCATTATGAGTAAGATcttgactttattttattttattttttgtctgcccGTAGGCCTTCCTGGAAGCTTATCTGTCCCCTGGCCCAACCCTGCAGTACGGCTCTGAACGCTGGATGGCGGATCAGTGGACCCTGGTCAGCGAGGCCTCTGTCACCAGCGGCCTCAAGGACGGGGCAGAATTCCTGCTGAAGTGTTTGGATTTTAGCTTAGCTGTTGTCGTCAAGGGCATCCCTTACATCCGCTTGTCCGAAGAATACGTCGACCCCAAATCGCACAAGTTTATACTGCTGCTCCAGTCAGAAACTTcggtttaactaaaaaaaggtTCACCACAGAACTCCTAGTATCTGACTgaattttggaaagaaaaacaaaaaaacaaacattaaaactttTTGTACTGTTTCCTTTTTACATATTTGTATGTAGTTTTTCTCGTagattttcttgtgtttgtcacAGAAAACTTGAAAGTGATCAAGGACTCAAAGCAAGAGGAAAGGCGCTCTCTGTGTGGACATTTTCTGAGCACAATGCAGTTATTCCTCTATGCAATACAGCGGACCCTCCCGGACATTCATCGTTCTGTCTGCatgtgttcgtgtgtgtgtgtgtctgtgcaagAGCGGTTTAGAAGAAATGTTCAATTGCAAGATGCATCATTGCGATTTTGTCATGAATAtacatgaaaccatactgaactaaactttgtttttaaggtATAGATATGCTTATTTATACCCACCAAGTATTTCAGATGTATGTACAGTATTTATATGTGAATATACATACAAACAGATTTTATACCacaattgtgtttgtttagatgcttttttttctcatgttgttaaagttttgttttattgagatACCTGAATTGGAGTTGGGTTCAAACCCTTTTTATGTCTTGGCACCAAACctttagtaaatgtttgttttgccccgggttttaatctttttaagtatttgctgttttttaaagcacatcAGCCATGAACCTCAAGCTTTGCAAACATCAGGAGATgttggaaagattttttttaaaaactgcgaGGATCCACTTCAAAAATACTCAAAAGACAGGAAGCTCATCTTTTTGTTCCAGCTGACATAATCACTGTTTTCTGTCACAATACTGCCACCTAGTGACAATGTTTGGAACTGGCTCAAACACCAGCCCAgcctttgtttggtttttatttttttacttcttgcATTTTTCAGAGTTATTGTACATTTATAGTGTCAACGTGCTCAAGGAGGGTTTTGTTTCAAAGTGTTATTGATACCTTTTCTTACTGAACAAACATGTGCCTCTGCTTTGTTACTTTTATGAGCTCAGCATTCACGCCTGTGTTTGTGAAAACAAGGAAGAAAATCACAGACTGCTTTCCCCTGACGTGAGTCCAAAAGTCACGACTTCCAACTTGTTTCTGACGTTTTTGTACAACGGAACATGTGAaggcacaaaaataaacatttgtatgAACTTTTACAACggtttttctctgctttactACAAGCAGTTTCAATGTTATAAAtaaatctgaggccatttgAGCATGATCAACTTGAAATGCAAAGCAAGATACAGTcagaaaaagaaagcattttCCACATTAACTATACCGGAATAAAAATCAGcaattttcaaactgtattaGACAACAAAATACCGTAAAAAAATAGCATGTAGGAAAGAAATacacaataactcacatttTGCATTAAATTGCAAAACAACCTAAAGCACTGGTATTGCACGGAAAGAGTTatagttgtctttttttaatgtaacttaAGATTGAGATGTTAATGCGataaaaatcatattttgcCTTTAgatcaaaagggaaaaaagcagTTTCAGCTTAATGCTTTttcctctgatttttttttttttcgtttcaATCGTTTCAATTAACAACGGTAGATACAAGATGGAACCAAGTCAGATAAAAGTTGTCTTtagaaaaagtgttaaaattaaaatacaaatgtctctttttctttcagcttttctcttcaggggtcgccacagcaaaccagcttctgcatcctctcctctaacAGCAGTTAGCACACCAGTCTTCGTTTTCTTCgtccataaacctcctcttcctcttgcctggcagctctagactcagccTCCTTCTACCATTGTATtctctgtctctcctctggacatgtccaaaccatctcagtctgggcTCTATGGCTTTATTGCCAATAAATAAACGGTCATTGTAGCTTAAAAGGGATGTGACCGTTCTCTGAGaaagtttttagaaatatttcagTTTATTCATAAATTGGCCAAAAACCAAAGAATCATagtaaaagtttctttttaattttttctttgtatgtaCTTCATATCATATATTGTCAAACCTTTTTAGGTTTGCATGACTTCAAAGTTTTTAGTAGTTTTTACTCTTTGCCGTGTTATTTATTAATTCTCCGTTGTAGAAATTTGTCCTTGCTGAATCACTTTAGGGATGGTTGTGATTTAAGGGAAGTCACCATGACAACAGATCCTCCCACTGCCTCTTTGATCGAAAAAAGTGTCTATATCCTGTAACAATAAAGTCACTCCATTTAAGAAAGGATTTGGTTAACATTTTCTGACTACAAGGGCCTTTTAGGAAATTCTCTCCACAATcgaaaataatcaattttaagaaaacatgaacaatcatttattattgatgtattatttattcattaactTATCATTTGTCAAGTCTTTTCCACATAAaagccatttctttttttttctttcttttttttaacttgtcctgtccaacagctaggcagacagatgagagctgagggcctcttgtgttggacatattttactttaacaagaggggttattaatcttcagacaaaccaaaggtatgtctggataaaccccttttgtaattgaggccaaactttattaatttcaatcatgtttgaaaatctttggtgttggaccggacggaaaaggaaagaggggaagaagagagagggacgttagagagaggggggggtaggagggtgataataggaggggaaggggggtaagaccatgaagcagcataaagcaacaagtttactggttgttaatcattatggtaaggttcaaatgtagtacaaaaagggcggggcctatccacacacacactcaaatgttataaacacacctgctagctgcaaaaatgtccacctgtcgacatgtacacaaaacagatagtgttcacacgcatacttatgccttaaaaccaactagtgtgaaatatttcagtcattcaatcatgcaaactgttagtgcaaaggtgagctaacacctgtgctcaggtgagtgtttatgttcttctaaaatggatggtggaacgtgacaagaaggagggagagtgcccagccatccccaccccaagacccccaccgcagcagcagcggcagccgaaatccccccaacgccacacgggaaccggcagggaacaaccgccgcccgggcgaccaagcccgccacccaggccagggccagcaggactgccgctaggcccccagagccagagagcagggaggcacggagggaaagagagcgccgccccagcccaaccaggagagcagcccccccgccgcgccgggagcgcccaacgcagggccccaccggagaaggacgcccacagccccagacgagcaccccaccaccacccaggagttccggcatccccccgcccccaccccaggtacgagccaggaccccccaagggagacccgctccgcactccaggcagccatccgcccggccaacggttggtccagggaggatcaaggcaggggcccgccgcccccgcccaggagggggaaccccggggaaaaaagagggcccacaaggggtgttataaatacggcccgaccaggctcggccatgttggaagtttggcggggcccagcgctcaggggcaaggaccaggacccaccccccagggacacgaacacccccggctcagttgtaatatgaacccccccaccgtgcggagagagcaccgccgggcccagggagccagcacccaagggacacggccgccatcgccaaggggcccgcaccccccaccagggaaggggtaggggacagatggacccagctcccaccttccttgcaaaatgtgtgtgcgtgtatgtgtgtttgaaagggtgtgtgtgtgcatgtgtgtgtgtttatgttggaatgtatatgttgaagggggaggggtgtgtgtactaaggggggtgcagttaaaattggcaagtagggcactaaggggacatctcctgattactcacagtgatgtcccctcaccctccccaccaaggggccctaaatgtctaaggtgcggttaaaattggcgggtagggtgccaggaggacatctgctgcttgctggcagtgatgtccaagcaccccccctaccaaggaccctacatgtctaaggtgcaaataaaaccgaaagagggggggcccactccatacggcaaccataggaggggggccactgccaagtagccccccccaaggcgcatcgcaggctagaccccccaccccctcaccctaatatgaggttatatgaggaagggggtaagttggggacagctggtagactgtcccccggtggtcaaacagctgtcccccagtcCCCCCCACCCAGCAAAGGGGCCGGGGCCACCcggcccaggggccccacccccggaggcgccgacaccccaggcccagcaccacccaccccccacagagagagaggagccagaaacaAGGGCCTTTTAGGAAATTCTCTCCACAATcgaaaataatcaattttaagaaaacatgaacaatcatttattattgatgtattatttattcattaactTAACATTTGTCAAGTCTTTTCCACATAAAAGCCATTTCTAATTTAATCCCCCCAAACCTGTTCCAGATTATTTACAGTCAAAAAGGcaaattttaaataatgaatgatagattttttttaacaatcaatAAGAACACATCAAAAAACTTAAGTTATCAATGACatatcaaaaaacatttactcatcatcatcatcttcctcctcatcctcttcttcaTTATCATCTTCGGCATTTTCATCCtcgtcttcatcatcttcttcttcatcgtcatcttcatcctcatcttcttcatcgtcatcatcatcttcagtgTTGACTTTGCCTGAAAGCACATCTTCAATCCAGTCTTCCAGCTCTTGAGGTGTGGGCaggtcctcctcatcctccattTCCATCCACACACTGTCCGCCTGCACGGgtgtgcacagacacacacacacacacacacacacacacacacacacgcacacacacacacacacacacacacagaggttaATCAGGGTCAGACAGACTGCCCTGTCCGCTGTCACTGACTTACATCCGTCACATTAATGACTCCGATCTGTGGTCTGAACAGGTCCAGTTTGAAGGTCTTCTCCCAGTGAGGAATGAGCTGAAACACAGCGGCAGCAGACAAGCGGATCACATGAGGATCAGGATGTCAACCTGCCTCTCTGTTCGTCCATCTAAAGATGAAGACATGTCAGTCTGACCAGAGGGAAGTCATCGGGATCGATCCAGATGATGCTGAGGTTAGGAATGTGAGTGTTTTCTCTGGCCACCTCCTTCAGGATCTCTAAAAACTCATATCCGTCTGAAAGATAAATCATGAAAACAACCACAACCTAAATTCCTTTTCTAACCCAAACTTTTCTTTACCGGAAAAATTGGACAAACTCCTTTAGgcaactttcaaaataaattcataTATGGTTGGTTTATATAAAcacgtttttcaaaataaattaacttttttcttaattaaataacgtatttgaaaaaaacacacatagcTTCTGAAGACGTAGTTGTTAATAGTCAAAAAGAAGATGCATCGTAGTTTGATTTCTTAATGCTGTTGGTTTAATTGCTTATGGCAAACAAAccaatgtaaaaatgtaaattgtcaAAATTGCtccagaaaaatgttctaataaagaaaaccttttgggggtggtgtggggggggggggttgtaagAGCCCCTTAACAAATATGAATTAACCTCTGTAAGAAGTTATTTAAAACTAGAAATGCTCAGCATATTGGTTGTGAAATCTCTAAAAACtttgacctttaacctttttAGGTTTCTGCTCTGTGCATCTGTTAGTTGTCACACATAATCATATATGTTATACTAAAATTGTTGTTAATTTATAATTCTTAAGCAAACGGAGAAAGTCTGTAGATATtttgctggtttaaaaaaagttttttttctgtttttctgatctAATCTCACTTTTTTGCCAACATGTTAAATTAAACTCTTGTTTTTCATTATTCTTCTTATACAGGagttttacatgttctttgctgtttttatcaGTATAAAGCAGAATACCTCCAGACATCATCAAGCTGCATTCAACAGCATTACACATTCTTACCAGGGTCTTCTTCCTCTGCAAACGCCACAATGTGGATTCCTTCTATATCATCTTCctgaaaataagagaaaaaaacatttatacttCTGCATATGTTGGGGAAAAAATTGTTCCTGCTGTTTATTACTGACCCACGTCTCAAACATGTCCTCTGCACGCAGCTTTCGCAGGGTTGGTCTGGTgcaacacacagaaacaaacatatATTTCTTCTTTTGTAGAAGAACTTGTTGGATTTGCATCTTGCTGACCTTCTGTGTTTGTTGATGAAGTCGACCAGTTCCTCCTCAGAGTGAGGCTTGCCAGGGATGGTGACAGGCTCCTCCATGAAGGGCTCATAGAAGTCTACTTCATTCAGTTTAAGAGTCAGCTCTTTGGccacctgcagcagcagacaAGGTCAAAAATACTGCTGAGGCAGTGGGAATGTTAGTGCGTTTGTTACCTACAGATCTATCAAATGTAGCAAAGAACTTAATGTAGGGTTGGAAATGCTCTGCAGCTTCTTTAAATGCTTcataatctgaaaaaaaaaagaaaacaaagtgttCTGCTTATTCCAGACCAATATGAATCACAGATCACCAAATAGTCAATGAATAACAGACAAATACATAAACAAGTActgataaatagataaataaatgagtaatttTCTGGTGATACAAGAAGCATATAGAGATGACAGAAGATCACTCACGCTCAGACTCTTCACTCTTGAAGTAACCGACGAGACGGATGTCTGCCTCCATTCTATCAAAGGCTTTGAGCTCCAGACTATTTTCCAAGACTTCCACAGGCTCGTCCAGTAACTAGAGACAGGCAGAAGGAAGCCGAAGCTCCTAACTTGGTGTTCGTGACGACAAACAGCTGAGAATCCCTCTTGAAATAACTTTACTCACATCCAACAAGAACTCCACCAGAGTGTTGGCAGAGAGCAAACCATCAAACTCGATCACCCTGTCAGCCTTAAAAACATAGACGCTTCCCTCCTCCTCCAAGCCTGCGAAGAGAAGAAATCAGGTCATTCTTTCCTGGTGTCACGACTCTTCAAAGACAAACGGGAGAAGACAACTTACCCAGTTTCTTGGCCACCTTTGCATCTTTAAGGGCGTCAACCATTCCAAAGCCAACGTCTTTTTCCTCCATCACCTGAGCCACAAGCTAAAGCCAAGAGAGACCCATCATGAGGTGAAAAAAGAGGCTAAACTAGATGAGGGTTTATCATTGTTGGATCTGGACCCTAAAAAgagacattattttaaaaagaaatgattgtGAAGTTGACCCTGATTACAGCACATGACAGAAGGGTCCAGCCTGCTTAAGCACACAGCGATGAGGTTACATAATCCCTGTCCTGCCTTGTTCTAAATTTACCCACAGAAAGAAAACCCTTTGCTGTTTACAATTAATCTGGCATTTGTTGTACAGGAGAGCAGCTCTGGACGAGTGGGATTTCTCCTTTTACAGCACAGAACGCAAACCTTCAGGTTCAGCCTTCAATCATGGGAACTTTTCCACATCCTTCATGTGAGAACCAAACATCCAATTGaaacatgtggctcttttatttatacatttctctAATGGAAAATAATAATGCACATCATAgtgtataaataataaaactgatATCTTCATTAGGAGGTGAAATCCTGAATACAATATTTTGTTCATGAATCTTATCATTTAACACTTATGTGAAGCACTTTTTAATTGGCTCAAAGATCAcctccaaagaaaattgtgtttttggtgttttcaacatgttcttttggcatttttctgataatgagggacaaatatttaaatattaa contains:
- the LOC101171288 gene encoding calsequestrin-2, which codes for MLHLWLFLLPCLSLVTLSPAEKGLEFPQYDGKDRVLDINGKNYKRALKKHGMLCLFYHEPIPDNKEQQKKHQMTELVLELVAQVMEEKDVGFGMVDALKDAKVAKKLGLEEEGSVYVFKADRVIEFDGLLSANTLVEFLLDLLDEPVEVLENSLELKAFDRMEADIRLVGYFKSEESEHYEAFKEAAEHFQPYIKFFATFDRSVAKELTLKLNEVDFYEPFMEEPVTIPGKPHSEEELVDFINKHRRPTLRKLRAEDMFETWEDDIEGIHIVAFAEEEDPDGYEFLEILKEVARENTHIPNLSIIWIDPDDFPLLIPHWEKTFKLDLFRPQIGVINVTDADSVWMEMEDEEDLPTPQELEDWIEDVLSGKVNTEDDDDDEEDEDEDDDEEEDDEDEDENAEDDNEEEDEEEDDDDE